A part of Candidatus Saccharibacteria bacterium genomic DNA contains:
- a CDS encoding ABC transporter ATP-binding protein translates to MQTKQAALEVQNLKKSFKIPLEATSGLKQKLINTMRGRKGYRVFTPLDGISFEIEKGDFFGIVGRNGSGKSTLLKTIAGIYTPNEGSVSITGSLIPFIELGVGFNPELTGRENVFLNGALLGFSRSDMLDMYDDIVEFAELHDFMDERLKNYSSGMQVRLAFSIAIKAEADILLLDEVLAVGDAAFQRKCYDYFMSLKGKKQTVVLVTHDMNAVRRYCDKAIMLEKGKIVKIGNVDDVAQEYQKLFMQADESTVEQSKDIWGEGGLRLYNAEVKVGTERVTIKTTYMANKNLPPPVYGITLYNNAGTNVLEANTLKENIKTKPIQKGDKVSLEWEFQNILSDGSYNISVACCDLSVTRYYQWVNKAVSFSVKKHEITGGVVDPQISVVMNEVIT, encoded by the coding sequence ATGCAAACAAAGCAGGCTGCACTAGAGGTTCAGAATCTTAAGAAGTCTTTTAAGATTCCCCTAGAAGCAACTAGTGGATTAAAGCAGAAATTGATAAATACCATGAGAGGACGTAAGGGCTATCGGGTTTTTACGCCACTGGATGGAATATCTTTTGAGATTGAGAAAGGCGACTTTTTCGGCATAGTTGGGCGAAACGGGTCTGGTAAAAGTACGCTACTAAAGACGATAGCGGGCATTTATACACCGAATGAGGGAAGTGTAAGTATCACAGGGAGCCTGATCCCGTTTATTGAACTAGGGGTTGGTTTCAACCCGGAGTTAACCGGCAGGGAAAACGTATTCCTAAATGGGGCGCTCCTCGGCTTTAGTCGCAGCGACATGCTAGATATGTATGACGACATTGTTGAATTTGCTGAACTGCACGATTTTATGGATGAGAGGCTAAAGAACTATTCAAGCGGTATGCAAGTTCGACTTGCGTTCTCTATAGCTATTAAGGCTGAGGCGGACATATTGTTACTCGATGAGGTATTGGCTGTTGGTGATGCGGCATTTCAAAGGAAGTGCTACGACTACTTCATGTCACTGAAGGGAAAAAAGCAGACAGTAGTACTGGTTACCCACGATATGAATGCGGTTAGGAGATACTGCGATAAGGCAATTATGCTTGAGAAGGGTAAGATAGTAAAAATAGGCAATGTTGATGATGTTGCGCAAGAATATCAAAAATTATTCATGCAAGCCGACGAATCAACTGTTGAGCAATCGAAAGATATATGGGGAGAGGGAGGTCTGAGGCTGTATAATGCCGAGGTAAAGGTGGGTACAGAACGAGTTACGATCAAAACCACATATATGGCAAACAAGAACCTACCGCCGCCCGTGTATGGCATTACTTTGTATAATAATGCTGGAACAAACGTTCTTGAAGCAAATACGTTAAAGGAAAATATAAAGACCAAGCCAATACAAAAGGGTGATAAAGTGAGTTTAGAGTGGGAATTTCAGAATATCTTATCAGATGGTAGCTATAATATTAGTGTTGCCTGCTGTGATCTATCTGTTACACGCTACTACCAGTGGGTAAATAAAGCGGTCTCATTTAGCGTAAAGAAACACGAAATAACAGGCGGGGTGGTGGACCCGCAGATATCAGTTGTAATGAATGAGGTGATAACATAA
- a CDS encoding class I SAM-dependent methyltransferase encodes MPKSNNTLVNDYERMVPEFHKDKLIYAEHVTRYIAAKQVVSGKTVLDIASGSGYGTQMLAETAKFVYGVDINKNAIGYAQEYFSGKNIEYRLGDGESIPLDDDSVDIVVTFETIEHIKNYRKFLDEVRRILKPDGLLLISTPNDVEFAEGNHFHLHEFKYDELVKLLKQYYKNIDSYFQSTWKYVAVGSEHDLGSDTATKVLNLTKKTRDQHLYFYLLCSNREITETVEYIAAVGEHYSDRELQTKDYKQWKQKKKLEEENSELKLLVADKSRHVEELKNVNKEKDRRIAEITGSRGYRLLNKVRTVKHRVTKSPHSPR; translated from the coding sequence ATGCCAAAAAGCAACAACACACTAGTAAACGATTATGAGCGCATGGTGCCAGAGTTCCATAAAGACAAGCTGATATATGCGGAACACGTCACTCGCTATATTGCCGCAAAGCAAGTTGTATCGGGTAAAACAGTACTCGATATCGCAAGTGGCTCCGGGTATGGTACTCAAATGCTGGCTGAAACCGCCAAGTTCGTGTACGGTGTTGATATCAATAAAAATGCGATAGGCTATGCACAGGAGTATTTTAGCGGTAAGAATATTGAATACCGCCTAGGTGATGGTGAGAGTATTCCTCTGGATGACGACAGTGTGGATATTGTAGTGACGTTTGAGACGATTGAGCATATAAAAAACTATAGGAAGTTTCTCGACGAGGTTCGTCGGATACTTAAGCCTGACGGCTTATTGCTGATATCTACACCGAATGATGTTGAATTTGCCGAGGGTAACCACTTTCATCTACATGAATTTAAATATGATGAGCTAGTGAAGCTCCTCAAGCAATACTACAAAAACATTGATTCATACTTCCAATCGACATGGAAATATGTTGCCGTTGGTTCCGAGCATGACCTTGGCAGTGACACTGCGACGAAGGTGCTTAATCTTACTAAGAAAACGCGAGATCAGCACCTCTACTTCTACCTACTTTGTAGTAATCGTGAAATTACGGAGACTGTCGAATATATCGCCGCGGTAGGTGAGCACTATAGTGATAGAGAGCTGCAGACCAAAGATTATAAACAGTGGAAGCAAAAAAAGAAGCTTGAAGAAGAGAATAGCGAACTGAAGTTGCTTGTTGCCGACAAGAGTCGACACGTAGAAGAGTTAAAAAATGTTAATAAGGAAAAGGACAGAAGAATAGCCGAGATTACTGGGTCGAGGGGCTACCGGTTGCTCAATAAGGTTCGTACAGTCAAGCATCGCGTCACAAAATCTCCACACAGTCCACGCTAG